A section of the Arabiibacter massiliensis genome encodes:
- the rplB gene encoding 50S ribosomal protein L2: MGVKQYKPTSPGRRFQTVSDFSEITTDKPEKSLLAPLSNKAGRNNNGRITTRHQGGGNKRRYRIIDFKRNKDGVPAKVATIEYDPNRSARIALLNYADGEKRYILHPKGLRVGDTVVSGPEADIKAGNALPLANIPVGTLIHAVELQPGKGAAIARSAGTSIQLMGKEGNYAILRMPSSEMRRVLVTCRATVGEVGNAEHSNIKVGKAGRNRWKGIRPSVRGTVMNPVDHPHGGGEGKNKSAGRHPVTPWGVPTKGHRTRNPKKASSRLIIRRRKK; encoded by the coding sequence ATGGGAGTCAAGCAGTACAAGCCGACCAGCCCCGGCCGACGCTTCCAGACGGTCTCGGACTTCTCCGAGATCACGACGGACAAGCCGGAGAAGTCCCTGCTTGCGCCGCTGTCGAACAAGGCAGGGCGCAACAACAACGGCCGCATCACCACCCGCCACCAGGGCGGCGGCAACAAGCGCCGTTACCGCATCATCGACTTCAAGCGCAACAAGGACGGCGTCCCCGCGAAGGTCGCCACCATCGAGTACGACCCGAACCGCTCGGCCCGCATCGCCCTGCTGAACTACGCTGACGGCGAGAAGCGCTACATCCTTCATCCGAAGGGCCTGCGCGTGGGCGACACCGTCGTGAGCGGCCCCGAGGCCGACATCAAGGCGGGCAACGCGCTGCCGCTGGCCAACATCCCCGTCGGCACGCTCATCCACGCCGTGGAGCTCCAGCCGGGCAAGGGCGCCGCTATCGCCCGCTCCGCCGGCACGAGCATCCAGCTCATGGGCAAGGAGGGCAACTACGCCATCCTGCGCATGCCGTCCTCCGAGATGCGCCGCGTGCTCGTCACGTGCCGCGCCACGGTGGGCGAGGTCGGCAACGCCGAGCACTCCAACATCAAGGTGGGCAAGGCCGGCCGCAACCGCTGGAAGGGCATCCGCCCCTCCGTCCGCGGCACCGTCATGAACCCGGTCGACCACCCGCACGGCGGCGGCGAGGGCAAGAACAAGTCCGCCGGCCGTCACCCGGTCACTCCGTGGGGCGTTCCCACGAAGGGCCATCGCACCCGCAATCCCAAGAAGGCTTCGAGCCGCTTGATCATCCGCCGTCGCAAGAAGTAG
- the rpsS gene encoding 30S ribosomal protein S19, which yields MSRSLKKGPFVEPRLLDRIEKMNAAGEKNVVKTWSRSSTIFPDMVGHTIAVHDGRKHVPVYVTESMVGHKLGEFAPTRTFKGHSADKGKKR from the coding sequence GTGAGTAGAAGTTTGAAGAAGGGTCCTTTCGTTGAACCGCGCCTTCTTGATCGCATCGAGAAGATGAACGCGGCGGGCGAGAAGAACGTCGTCAAGACCTGGTCGCGCTCGAGCACCATCTTCCCGGACATGGTGGGACACACCATTGCCGTGCATGATGGCCGCAAGCACGTGCCGGTGTACGTCACCGAGTCCATGGTGGGCCACAAGCTGGGCGAGTTCGCCCCCACCCGCACGTTCAAGGGACATTCCGCCGATAAGGGCAAGAAGCGATAA
- the rplV gene encoding 50S ribosomal protein L22, which translates to MEAKATARYVRVSPRKARIVIDLIRGKSVPAAREILQFSDRAIAEVVAKVLNSAVANAENLHHVRPETLVVKTAFADEGPTLKRIRPRAKGSASRIRKRTSHITIIVAPREEA; encoded by the coding sequence ATGGAAGCTAAAGCAACCGCACGCTACGTCCGCGTTTCGCCCCGCAAGGCGCGCATCGTCATCGACCTGATCCGCGGCAAGTCCGTGCCCGCCGCTCGCGAGATCCTGCAGTTCTCGGACCGCGCCATCGCGGAGGTGGTGGCCAAGGTGCTGAACTCCGCCGTGGCCAACGCCGAGAACCTGCACCACGTGCGCCCGGAGACGCTCGTCGTGAAGACGGCCTTCGCCGATGAGGGCCCCACGCTCAAGCGCATCCGTCCGCGCGCCAAGGGCTCCGCGTCGCGCATCCGCAAGCGCACGAGCCACATCACGATCATCGTTGCACCGCGAGAGGAGGCATAA
- the rpsC gene encoding 30S ribosomal protein S3, which produces MGQKVSPTGFRLGITEDWRSRWYADKDYAKNLENDLAIRKFLDKQLARAAVSKVEIERAGDKIKIIVTTARPGVVIGKKGAEIDSLRKKLEKVANGPVSIEVIEVKRPELDAALIAQSVAEQLEGRVAFRRAMRKAVQSARKSGAKGIRIQCSGRLGGAEMSRREWYREGRVPLHTLRAKIDYGFATAATTMGSIGVQVWVYHGEVLPGQKAPQPALEGTSRPSRPRRNDRNDRRAK; this is translated from the coding sequence ATGGGTCAGAAAGTAAGCCCCACCGGGTTCCGCCTTGGCATCACCGAGGATTGGCGCAGCCGCTGGTACGCCGACAAAGATTACGCCAAGAACCTGGAAAACGACTTGGCCATCAGGAAGTTTTTGGACAAGCAGCTCGCCCGTGCCGCCGTCTCCAAGGTCGAGATCGAGCGCGCCGGCGACAAGATCAAGATCATCGTCACCACGGCCCGTCCGGGCGTCGTGATCGGCAAGAAGGGCGCCGAGATCGACTCTCTGCGCAAGAAGCTGGAGAAGGTGGCCAACGGCCCGGTGTCCATCGAGGTCATCGAGGTCAAGCGCCCCGAGCTCGACGCCGCGCTCATCGCGCAGTCCGTCGCCGAGCAGCTCGAGGGCCGCGTGGCCTTCCGCCGCGCCATGCGCAAGGCGGTCCAGTCCGCCCGCAAGAGCGGCGCCAAGGGCATCCGCATCCAGTGCTCCGGCCGCCTCGGCGGCGCGGAGATGAGCCGCCGCGAGTGGTACCGCGAGGGTCGCGTGCCGCTGCACACGCTGCGTGCGAAGATCGACTACGGTTTCGCCACCGCCGCCACCACGATGGGCTCCATCGGCGTGCAGGTGTGGGTGTACCACGGCGAAGTGCTCCCCGGCCAGAAGGCGCCCCAGCCGGCACTCGAGGGCACGTCCCGCCCCAGCCGTCCCCGTCGCAACGATCGTAACGATAGGAGGGCAAAGTAA
- the rplP gene encoding 50S ribosomal protein L16: MLVPKRVKHRKVQRGSMKGKAKGGTRLNHGSYGIQALEAHWITNRQIEAARIAMTRHMKRGGKVWITIFPDKPITQKPAETRMGSGKGNPEAWVAVVKPGRIMFEIDGVDEATAKEALRLAINKLPIKCKIVSRETEGQE; encoded by the coding sequence ATGCTCGTACCTAAGCGCGTCAAGCACCGCAAGGTGCAGCGTGGTTCCATGAAGGGCAAGGCCAAAGGCGGCACCCGGCTGAACCACGGCTCCTACGGCATCCAGGCGCTCGAAGCCCACTGGATCACCAACCGCCAGATCGAGGCCGCTCGTATCGCCATGACCCGCCACATGAAGCGTGGCGGCAAGGTGTGGATCACGATCTTCCCCGACAAGCCGATCACGCAGAAGCCGGCTGAGACCCGCATGGGTTCCGGCAAGGGCAACCCCGAGGCATGGGTCGCGGTCGTCAAGCCCGGCCGCATCATGTTCGAGATCGACGGCGTCGACGAAGCCACCGCCAAGGAAGCGCTCCGTCTCGCCATCAACAAGTTGCCCATCAAGTGCAAGATTGTTTCTCGTGAAACGGAAGGGCAGGAATAA
- the rpmC gene encoding 50S ribosomal protein L29, translating into MKAAEIRELSADDLQAKLKEARAELFNLRFQMATSQLDNTARVKQVKKDIARIQTEMRARELNA; encoded by the coding sequence ATGAAAGCAGCAGAGATCCGTGAGCTGTCTGCCGACGATTTGCAGGCGAAGCTCAAGGAAGCGCGCGCGGAGCTTTTCAACCTGCGCTTCCAGATGGCCACGAGCCAGCTTGACAACACCGCCCGCGTGAAGCAGGTCAAAAAGGACATCGCCCGCATCCAGACCGAGATGCGCGCCCGCGAGCTGAACGCTTAA
- the rpsQ gene encoding 30S ribosomal protein S17, which yields MSEDRNSRKVRQGVVVSAANDKTCVVQVKERKPHPVYGKMMTTSKKFHAHDENNEAGVGDTVQIMETRPLSKMKRWRLVKIVEKAK from the coding sequence ATGAGTGAAGATCGCAACTCCCGCAAGGTCCGTCAGGGCGTCGTCGTGAGCGCCGCCAACGACAAGACCTGCGTCGTGCAAGTCAAGGAGCGCAAGCCGCATCCGGTGTACGGCAAGATGATGACCACCAGCAAGAAGTTCCACGCCCACGACGAGAACAACGAGGCCGGCGTCGGCGACACCGTCCAGATCATGGAGACGCGTCCGCTGTCGAAGATGAAGCGCTGGCGTTTGGTGAAGATCGTCGAGAAGGCCAAGTAG
- the rplN gene encoding 50S ribosomal protein L14, which produces MIQMQTMLAVADNSGARKVQCIKVLGGSKRRYAGLGDVIICSVKEAAPNTNVKKGDVVRCVVVRVKKEVRRADGSYIKFDQNAAVLIDANGAPRGTRIFGPVARELRDKKYMKIVSLAPETL; this is translated from the coding sequence ATGATTCAGATGCAAACCATGCTCGCAGTGGCCGATAACTCCGGCGCTCGCAAGGTGCAGTGCATCAAGGTCCTCGGCGGCTCCAAGCGCCGTTACGCAGGACTGGGCGATGTCATCATCTGCAGCGTTAAAGAAGCCGCGCCGAACACCAACGTGAAGAAGGGCGATGTCGTCCGCTGCGTGGTCGTTCGCGTGAAGAAGGAAGTTCGTCGCGCCGACGGCAGCTACATCAAGTTCGACCAGAACGCCGCCGTGCTCATCGACGCCAACGGCGCACCGCGCGGCACGCGCATCTTCGGGCCCGTGGCCCGCGAGCTGCGCGACAAGAAGTACATGAAGATCGTGTCCCTGGCACCTGAGACGCTCTAA
- the rplX gene encoding 50S ribosomal protein L24, producing MNVKKGDKVKVLAGKDKGKEGIVLRALPQKQRVVVEKVNVVKKALRPTQQNPQGGISSVEAPIHVSNVMLVCPECKQASRVSKRVNDEGKKVRVCKKCGKDID from the coding sequence ATGAATGTCAAAAAGGGCGATAAGGTCAAGGTTCTTGCCGGCAAGGACAAGGGCAAGGAGGGCATCGTCCTGCGCGCCCTTCCGCAGAAGCAGCGCGTCGTCGTCGAGAAGGTGAACGTGGTCAAGAAGGCCCTTCGCCCCACCCAGCAGAACCCGCAGGGCGGCATCTCGTCGGTGGAGGCTCCCATCCACGTGTCCAACGTGATGCTGGTGTGCCCCGAGTGCAAGCAGGCCTCCCGCGTCAGCAAGCGCGTCAACGACGAGGGCAAGAAGGTCCGCGTCTGCAAGAAGTGCGGCAAGGATATCGATTAG